The Halosolutus gelatinilyticus nucleotide sequence ACTACAACGGCCGGTACACGGCTGATATCGGGCACTGCAACGGCCGGTACGGGGAGGTAGTAAATCCTCCCGGCGCCTGCAGGCCGCGAACCAACCCGCGATGAGGCTGTCTTGATGCAGCGAATGGTATTTCCCGAGGAGCGGTCGTCGTCGCCGACTCGTCCCTGGCAGTGCCGAATCGAAGAGAACGGCCGATCCGTCGTCGATACGCAGCTCGACGAATCGGTCTGTCCGGGATCGCTGATCGTCGTCTCGAACCGACAGCCGTACCGACACGAGTACGATGAGGCGACGGATCACGGGTCGACGGCGGCGGAACGGGAATCGGAACAGTCGGCGGACGGCACGATCGGAACGGGGTCGCTCGACGATCGGTCGATCACCGTCGACGAACCGACCGGCGGGTTGACCGCCGGTCTCGATCCCGTGATTCAGCACGTCGAGGGGACCTGGATCGCGTGGGGCGACGGCGACGCGGACTTCGCCGTCACGGACGATCGAAACTGCGTCGCGGTTCCGCCCGACGCCGAAGCGTACACGTTGCATCGAATCGACCTCTCGGAGGACGCCGTCGAGGCCTACTATCGCGGGTTCAGCAACCGGGTGCTCTGGCCGCTGTGCCACGAGTTTCCCGACCTCGTCGAACATCGGGACTCCGATTTCGAGTGGTATCGAACCGTCAACCAACGGTTCGCGGACGCGGCCGTCGAGCACGCGTCGGCCGACTCGGTGATCTGGCTGCAGGACTATCACTTCGCGCTCGCGTCGCAAGCAATTCGACGGGCGGCCCCCGACTCGGTGACCATCGCCCAGTTCTGGCACATCCCGTGGCCGCCGGCGGACACGTTCCGTCACTGCCCCGCGGGGAAGCCGATCCTCGAGGGCCTACTCGGTAACGATCTTCTCGGCTTCCACGTCGATCGGTACGTTGACGCCTTCCTCGAGTGCGCGGATCGATTCCTGCCGGCGGCCGACGTCGATCGGGAAACGAGAACCGTCCGTCACGACGGGTCGACGACTCGCGTCGTCGCGACGCCGATGGGCGTCCACGCCGACTCGTACGCGCGGAACGCTCGATCGGCGTCGGTGGATCTCGGATCGACGTTCGAGGAGGCGGCGATTCCCCGCGGCTGCGCCGTCGGACTCGGGGTCGATCGCCTCGATTATTCGAAGGGGATTCCCGAACGGTTCGCCGCGATCGAGCGGTTCTTCGAACGGCATCCCGGGTGGCGCGGCGAGTTCACGTTCGTCCAGAAAGCGACGCCGTCGCGGACCGAGATCGAGACGTACCAGCAGTACGGCGAGTTCGTCCGGAGCGAGGCGGATCGGATCAACCGGCGGTTCGCCCGTCCCGACTGGCAGCCGATCGTCTACATCGAGGAGTACATCTCGAACGAAACCCTCGCCGGGCTGTACCGCCACTCGGACGTCATGGTGGTGAGCGCGTTGCGCGACGGGATGAACCTGGTCGCACAGGAGTACGTCGCCGCGAGCATCGACGGGAACAGCTGTCTGCTCTTGAGCGACAGAACCGGTGTCCACGATCGACTCGGATCGCACGCGCTCACGATCGATCCGACCGACACCGAAGGGGTGGTCGACCAGCTCGAACGGGCGCTGACGATGCCGCCGCACGAACGACAGTACCGGATGAACGCGCTTCGGTCCCGCGTCTTCGACGGCGATCTCGAATCGTGGATGGGAACGCAGTTCGACTGGATCCGGCGCGTGCACGCGGACGGCGCGAGGGAGCGCACCGACGCGGCTCTCGACCGGGAGCGGAACCGAGATCACGATCGCGACTCGCACGAACCCACGCCCCCGGTATAACCGATGTCGGAACGGACGCCACCTGCCCTCGTCTGGGAGCAGCGCGATCGGATCCGAGAGCGGCTTCGCGGCGCCTCCGAACTGCTCGTCTGTCTGGACTTCGACGGGACGCTCGCACCGATCGTCGAGGATCCGGACGAGGCGACGCCGCGGCCGGAAAACGAGGCGGCGGTCGAGCGACTCGCCGCCCACCCGGCGATCACGACCGCGATTGTCAGCGGCCGTGCGCTCGCGGACGTCCGCGAGCGAATCGACGGGCCGTCGATCTACGCGGGGAACCACGGGCTCGAACTCGAGCGCGAGGGGTCGGTCGCCGTGCATCCGGTCGCCCGGTCCCGCGCGAATCGCCTTGCGGCCGTCACCTCGGCCCTCGAAGAACTGGCTTCGACGGTGCCGAGCTGTCGGGTGGAGAACAAGCGGCTGACGGGAACGGTCCACGTTCGATCCGTCCCCGAGGCGGCCCGACCGCTACTCCGCCGTCGAACCCGCGAGATCGTCGATCGGATCGGCGGCGACGATCTCGAGATCTCGACCGGAAAACGGATTCTGGAGATCGAACCCGCCGTTCCCTGGGGAAAGGGGAACGCGGTCGAGTTACTCGAGACCGATCGCTCCGCCGGTGTGCGGTCGATCTACGTCGGCGACGACGTCACCGACGAGTCAGCGTTTCGGGCCGTCGAGCCGGAGGGCGTCGGAGTCCGAGTCGGGGGAGACGATCCGTCCGTCGCCTCGGCGCGAGTGGAATCCCCGTCCGCGGTCGGCGGGCTCCTTCGGTGGATCGAATCGATCGCCGACGAGGTAGTCGACGATCCGCCGACCCCCTCGAATCCGCCGGCGCTCCCAAGGTCGACGTAGCGGACGTCGAGTCCGGGATTCGGATTCCACTCCTGCCGACGCAAGTTGACAAATCCGGTGCTTTTCCGCCGGTAGTTGTCATTCCTATCACAACTTCCACCGATCGACGACAGCAGCGGCACGATCGAGGCGGTAAGATTCGAAAGTATTAGTCAGTGCTGGATATATAGTGAGATAGGAGCGTGACAGCAAGTGAAATTACGCCAGCCAACTGATTTCCTGATCCTCGAAGAGCTCGAGGACAAGGGTCGAAACGTCGCGACGAATCTGGCCGAACACACGGGTAAGAGCCGAAAGAACATCAATACGAGATTACCGGTCCTCGAGGATTACGGACTCGTCCGGAAGATCGGCCCCGCGGAGCGGTCCGGACTGTACGAGATCACCTCTCTCGGGAAGGCGGCGATCGTCTACCGGGACCAGTACGACGAGGTCGACGACTTCGAGACGCTCATCGAGGGTCCCAACGCCGGGTCCGCGAACGGCGGGGACCAGCAGCGGAGCTTCGCACGCGGCGAAGACGAACGGAGCGAAGAGCAGTAACGACGCTCGCGATCGATTCGTACCGACGGTACCAGCGTCCGGTCGTCGCGAGGATCGAGTGTACGGCCGTCACGTGGGCCAGCGCGCGGCTGCCGCGGGAATCGGTTACGACGGTGGTGCGGCGTCCCGGATCGGCGTGTTGTCCGCGTTTCCTTCGCGTTCGAGTGGTTACGCCGGAAGACTGCCGCCGTACCGCGCCAGTTCGCGGCGCGCGCACGCCGAGAAGACGAGGTTGAGTCGGCGTTCGAGCCCGTCGGGGTCCGGATACGACGTGCCGCAGGCGGATTCGCTTCGATCGTGATCCGGGCTCCAGGCGTAGCTACTGAGCATCGGCGTCGACACGATGGCGTCGCCGTATCGGTAGGCGACGCCGTGCTTGTGGCCCAGCCCGAGCGCGTGACCGATCTCGTGCGCGAGAATCTGTATCGAGCGCGTCGGCGCCGCGTTCGGAACGATCTTCTGGCTCGCGTCGACGTCGTCCCTGGCGAGCAGGTCGTCGAACGGCGGGAGCGCCGCGAGGTGTCGAGCGCCGCCGACCGACGCGACGTGCGGGATCCCGTATCCGGTCGGTGCGGTGACCATCTGCCCGTCCGTGATCAGTACGTTAGCGTCGGCCGCGGGCTCGATATCCCGCCGACCGATCGCCCCGGACGCGACGATTCGAGGCCACTCCCCGCGGCTGGTGATTCGCGCACCGTCTTCGGTCGAAACCGATACGACGCCGCCGGCCGAGAGGTCGAGCGACCAGTGGTCGAAATCGAGCATCGACCCGAGGTACTCGAGGACGCGATCGATGACGCCGTCGTACGTCGCGGCGGTTTCCGAGAGCCAGACGCGCACCTCGAGGGTGGTTTTCGGTGTTCGCATCGCGTACCCGATCGTCGCGAGCGAACCGACCGTCCCGATCGCGCCGAGAAACGCACGCCGCTTCACGGGGGTGGTTCTCGCGGAGGAAGACAAGTAGGCGCCCGTTCACTCGTACACGCTTTATACGTCGTTCGACGAGGGAGCGGGAAGGGAGACGCGCGGGTTCGCCGGCTCGGGGGTTTCCACTCGTAGCTCGACGAGGCTCGTTGTCGGGACGTCGAAGTGGACGGACAGTCACGCGCCGCGGTTCCGGACGGGGCGATCGAAGCGTCGATTCCGTAGTCGTCGCCCCGGGTTCGGACGGAAATCGGCGGTCCACGCGCCGAACTCGACGGCGATCGCGCTGTGCCGGATCGCGACGGCAGCATACGATTCGAACGAATTCCGCATCGACGTTCGTGTTGGATAGATGCTTTCCCCTTCGAGCCCGTACCGGACGGTGATGACTCGTCCCGCCACCGAACGCGCGAGTAGTCAGCCAGCGCGACGCAAGTCACTGCTGTTCTGTCTGGAGTGCGACCACCGGAGCCCGATCGATGGCGATTGGCTCCGCGAAGAACGGGGTGAGTCCGTCGCCTACGTCTGCCCGGCGTGCGAGACCACGATCAGCGAACGGCCGCGATCGACCGAGCTCGAGTCGCGGCGACCCCGGGTTCAACCCGCAACCGCCTGGAGCCGAGTCCTGTACACCTCGATCGACGTCTGGCGTGCGAGCGTCGACGCGGGCCTCCTGAGCGTTGCGGCGATGACGCCAACCCGTCCTCGGCTCGATCGTGCGTAGTTCGATCGCACGTAACGTCGGTAACGCGGTTCTCCTTCCTCTCGACTTCGACGGTGTCACCGAGACGCCGTCAGCGGCCGACGACCGGTAATCGGGAGTCGAGCCACCACTTGTCCAGTTTTCGCCGCGGAATTTTCACGCCGCGACGCATCGGGGCGCCCTGCCTCCGGTTACATGTGGTCAAACGTCCAGCTTTATATCTAACTCAGCATATTTGCCAACGACAGCAGAGCTTTAATAGTGGAGATAGTCCGTTACGACGAATAAAAGATGACGGATGGGAGCTTAACGACCGCGGAAGAGGAGGTACTCGAAACGATCGACGCGGAGGACATCAACTTCCTTCGCCTGCAGTTTACCGACATTCTGGGTACGGTCAAGAACGTCTCGGTGCCGGCCCGGCAGGCCGAGAAGGCGTTTATCGAGGGGATTTACTTCGACGGATCGTCGATCGAGGGCTTCGTGCGGATTCAGGAGTCGGACATGCGCCTCGTGCCCGACCCGGAAACGTTCGCGATCCTTCCGTGGAGAAACCACGACGACGGCGCCTCGGCGCGGATGATCTGCGACGTCTACGACACCTCCACGGGCGAACCGTTCGAGGGAGACCCCCGATACGTCTTGAAGAACGCGCTCGAGCGTGCCGACGAAATGGGATACACGGTCAACGCCGCACCCGAACCCGAATTCTTCCTGTTCGAGGAGGACGAGGAGGGGCGCGCGACGACCGAGACCAACGACGCCGGCGGCTACTTCGACCTCGCGCCCAAGGACCTGGCGAGCGACGTTCGCCGCGACATCATCTACGGCCTCGAGGACATGGGCTTCGAAGTCGAGGCGAGCCACCACGAGGTCGCCGAAGGCCAACACGAGATCAACTTCACCTACGACGACGCCCTCGCGACCGCCGACAACGTCGCCACATTCCGCATCGTCGTCCGCGCGATCGCCGCCGAACACGACCTCCACGCGACGTTCATGCCGAAGCCGATCCCGCGGATCAACGGCTCGGGGATGCACACCCACATCTCGCTGTTCACCGACGACGGCGAGAACGCCTTCCACGACGACGACGACGAGTTCAACCTCTCCGAGACCGCCCGCTCGTTCCTCGCGGGAATCCTCGAACACGCGCCGGCGATCACGGCCGTCGCCAACCCGACGGTCAACAGCTACAAACGGCTGGTGCCGGGCTACGAGGCGCCCGTCTACGTCGCCTGGTCCGACCGCAACCGATCGGCGCTGATCCGCAAGCCGGCCGCGCGCGTCCCCGCGGCCTCGCGCGTCGAACTGCGCTCGCCGGACCCGTCGTGTAACCCCTACCTCGCGATCGCGGTCATGATCCACGCCGGCCTCGACGGCATCGAACGGGGCCTCGAAGCGCCCGACCCGGTCCGCGAGAACATCTACGAGTTCGACGAGCGGAAACGCGAAGCGTACGGTATCGATACGCTGCCGTCGAACCTCGGCGAAGCGGTCGACGCCCTCGAGGCGGACGAGGCCATCTACGCCGCGCTGGGCGAGCACATCGGTCCGAAGTTCGTGGAAGCCAAGCGCGCGGAGTTCCAGGACTACCTCGTCGACGTCTCCCGGTGGGAGCTCGATCGCTACCTCGAGACGTTCTAAGGAACCCGGTCCGCTTCGGCGGCTCCCGACGCGCGCCGATTACGCGACGACGTACGCGTCGTCCCGCTCTTCGACGTGCCCGGCGCTGGCCAGCGTCTCGAGCAAACTCAGGATGGCGATCTTCTTCATCGACAGTGTTTCACTCATCTCGTCGGCCGTCGCCCCGCCGGTCGCCGAGAGGTACAGGTACACGAGCTTCGCCTGCGCCGATTCGAGGTCGTCCGGAATCGGTTCGATCGCCTCCGGGGAGAGCCGATGCTGTTGGTGTCGTCGAACCGTCATTATTCGATCGAGAGGACCACCTTCGGATATATAAATTTCCGTTCTAATTGAGTTTATATCGTTTTTGAGGTATTAATATGCGGATCGTTCGCACCCATCCACTTCGCGAACCGGGCGCGGCGCTCGCGATCGGCGGACGGATTCGCCGTCCCGTTCGAAGGGCGTTTTACCGTCGTCGTCCCACGTCCGAACGGGATGACGAGAACCGATCGACCGACGCCGCCGCCGGAACTCGACGACGACCTTCGCGCGTTCCTCGAGGCGCTGGGGGAGGCGGACCTCGAGACGCTTCGTACCGTCGCGACCTACGTGGACGAGCTGGTCGCCTGGACCGACGCCGAACGGAACGCCGAATCCGGGTCGTCGACCGGATCCGACGAGGCGACCGCCGGTCACCGCGATCGGTCCGCCGACGAGGAAGCGAGCGGGAGCGAGGATCCGCCCGATGATCCGCCGTTCCCGGACGACGTTCCCGACGGTGCCAGCGTCTCGGTGGACGAAATAGCGGGCACGACGTACTACTACTTCCAGTGGCGCGAGGGCGACGAGATCCGGTCGAAGACGGTGGCTCGCGACGAGTGACGACGCGACCGCCGATCGGTAGAGACGCGAAACGCCGGCCGCGACGGTCGGTACTTCCGAACGGTCGCCGTCACTCGGCACCGAGCTCGTCGTCGTCGATTCGAACGACCGCCAGTTCGTCCCGATCGCCGAGCAGTCGGAACGCGAACCCTCCGTCGGTGCGTTCGACCTGGAGGTCAATCGTCGTGACGTCGGCGGTCACTTCTTCGGTGTACGACGGCCCGTTCCCGGCCTCGTCCGGGCCGATCGCGTAATCGTCGTAGGAGACGTGCGTCGAGTCCTCGATCAGGTCGTCCTCGCCGTAGACGTCCGCGTCGATCCCGCTTCCCTCGACTTCCTCGATCTCGAGGCGGTAGGTCGAAAGCGACATACGCCGCGTTTCTCGCGGCCGGAGGATGGCCATTCGGCTTACATGCGCTTGCGACCGGCCCTCGGCCGCGTTCGTCGAGCCGCTCGGAGGAATCCGGCTCCTCGCTCGGCGCGAGCGCCCCGCTCCGCTGCCGCGCCGATCGGTGCTACACCGATCGGTACGAGCCGAGCCGGGTTCCATCGAGCAGGTACGCCTCGCCGTCGACCAGCCCCGCCGGCAGAAACGGGGCGAGAAACGACTGGCCGGGGACGTTGATCCAGGTGCCGCCGACCAGGTCGTTGAACGCCGGCACGACGACCACCCGCGGCGGGCGCGGGGACTCGGCTCCCGGGGAGAGCCAGGGGAGGCCGTCGTACGCCGGCCGATCGCGAAACGGTTCCGGGGTGAGGCGGCCGCGAAGCCACGCCCGTTCGACGCGACTGCCGCCGACTTCGTCTTCGAGGCGGACGCACGGGTGCTCGTGTCCCAGACAGACCACGTCGCAGTCGAGCACCTCCGGCGTCGGCCACGTGTGCCCGTGACAGACGCCGACGCGGTCCAGCGCGACCCCCTCTCCGGGGACGACCGCGGCGTCGTCGAGCCAGGTTTCGATCCCGCCGTCGTGGTTCCCCTTGACGACCGTCACCTCGAGCTCCGCCGGCAGCGATTCGAACAGCACCTCGAGTTCGCCGCGCTCCGCGCCGCCCGGATCGCCGATCGAGTGCATGAGGTCGCCGAGGACTACGAGTCGCCCGGGCGCGGTCCGCTCGATCAGCCCCAGGAGTTGCTCGCGGCGATCGGCGGCCCTGCTGGGGACGTCGACGCCGCGCTCGTATCGGAGTCCGGCCTCGTAGCCGGCGTGGTAGTCGGCGACGAGCAGCGTCCGATCGTCTCCGATCGTCGCCGTCGCGGCCGGTTCGCCCGGAACGGGTTCGACGCGGGCCGGTGACGTCCGGGGCCGGTCGTCCGTCATCGATCGCGTTAGATCGCCTTCAGCGTCCCGTCGTCGGGTTCGTAACACTGTCCGCCCATGAGCGCGTCCTGGATGGCGTCTTCGACTTCGCCCTCGCTCGCCCCGGTATCGGCGGCGACTGCCTCGACGAGTTCGGCGCGATCGGCACCCGAGCCGTCGTCGAGCTCCTCCATCGTCTCGACGACGAACGACTCCAGATCGACGTCCTCCGCGGCCGGTGCATCTTCGTCCGCATCAGTCTCGTCTTCATCGACTTCGTCTTCGTCGGCTCCCGTCGATTCCTCGCCGTCGATTTCTGGAGCGGATTCCGCTTCGGGATCTTCGAGCTCGTCGTCTGCGACGTCTTCCTCGTCCGCTGTCGTCTCTGCGTCAGCTTCGGCGTCCGTCGGTTCGCCGTCGAGACTCGACTCCGGCGGCGCGCCGAGGTCATCGGCATCGGATTCGGACGCGCTCGCGGCGGACTCGCTGCCGTCGTCCGCCGGTTCTTCGGCGGGCGACGAGGTATCGATCTCCGACTCGCCCGGCTCGTCCACGTCCGCACCGGTGGTGAACTCGGTGCCGTACTCCTCCTCGATCTGTTCGCGCTCCTCCTCGTCCATCTCGTACATGCCGCCGTCGAAGTCGCCGATATCGCCGTCGGTCGAATCGACCGCGTCGGCTTCGTCGGCCGCATCGGCGTCGACGTCGCCGGTCTCGGCGTCCGTCTCGTCGATCGCCCCGTCGTCGCTTCCGGAGCTATCCCCGTCGAAATCGCCGAGATCGTCGGTCTCGGCCGATTCGCCGGTTTCGGCGGCTGCGTCGATCGCCGACTCCGACTCCGACTCCCCGTCGCTCCCGGTCGATTCGGGGGCGGCGCTCGCCGTTCCGGCGG carries:
- a CDS encoding alpha,alpha-trehalose-phosphate synthase (UDP-forming); amino-acid sequence: MVFPEERSSSPTRPWQCRIEENGRSVVDTQLDESVCPGSLIVVSNRQPYRHEYDEATDHGSTAAERESEQSADGTIGTGSLDDRSITVDEPTGGLTAGLDPVIQHVEGTWIAWGDGDADFAVTDDRNCVAVPPDAEAYTLHRIDLSEDAVEAYYRGFSNRVLWPLCHEFPDLVEHRDSDFEWYRTVNQRFADAAVEHASADSVIWLQDYHFALASQAIRRAAPDSVTIAQFWHIPWPPADTFRHCPAGKPILEGLLGNDLLGFHVDRYVDAFLECADRFLPAADVDRETRTVRHDGSTTRVVATPMGVHADSYARNARSASVDLGSTFEEAAIPRGCAVGLGVDRLDYSKGIPERFAAIERFFERHPGWRGEFTFVQKATPSRTEIETYQQYGEFVRSEADRINRRFARPDWQPIVYIEEYISNETLAGLYRHSDVMVVSALRDGMNLVAQEYVAASIDGNSCLLLSDRTGVHDRLGSHALTIDPTDTEGVVDQLERALTMPPHERQYRMNALRSRVFDGDLESWMGTQFDWIRRVHADGARERTDAALDRERNRDHDRDSHEPTPPV
- the otsB gene encoding trehalose-phosphatase, which encodes MSERTPPALVWEQRDRIRERLRGASELLVCLDFDGTLAPIVEDPDEATPRPENEAAVERLAAHPAITTAIVSGRALADVRERIDGPSIYAGNHGLELEREGSVAVHPVARSRANRLAAVTSALEELASTVPSCRVENKRLTGTVHVRSVPEAARPLLRRRTREIVDRIGGDDLEISTGKRILEIEPAVPWGKGNAVELLETDRSAGVRSIYVGDDVTDESAFRAVEPEGVGVRVGGDDPSVASARVESPSAVGGLLRWIESIADEVVDDPPTPSNPPALPRST
- a CDS encoding winged helix-turn-helix domain-containing protein, with the protein product MKLRQPTDFLILEELEDKGRNVATNLAEHTGKSRKNINTRLPVLEDYGLVRKIGPAERSGLYEITSLGKAAIVYRDQYDEVDDFETLIEGPNAGSANGGDQQRSFARGEDERSEEQ
- a CDS encoding peptidase M10A and M12B matrixin and adamalysin, whose amino-acid sequence is MKRRAFLGAIGTVGSLATIGYAMRTPKTTLEVRVWLSETAATYDGVIDRVLEYLGSMLDFDHWSLDLSAGGVVSVSTEDGARITSRGEWPRIVASGAIGRRDIEPAADANVLITDGQMVTAPTGYGIPHVASVGGARHLAALPPFDDLLARDDVDASQKIVPNAAPTRSIQILAHEIGHALGLGHKHGVAYRYGDAIVSTPMLSSYAWSPDHDRSESACGTSYPDPDGLERRLNLVFSACARRELARYGGSLPA
- a CDS encoding phage terminase large subunit family protein: MTRPATERASSQPARRKSLLFCLECDHRSPIDGDWLREERGESVAYVCPACETTISERPRSTELESRRPRVQPATAWSRVLYTSIDVWRASVDAGLLSVAAMTPTRPRLDRA
- the glnA gene encoding type I glutamate--ammonia ligase yields the protein MTDGSLTTAEEEVLETIDAEDINFLRLQFTDILGTVKNVSVPARQAEKAFIEGIYFDGSSIEGFVRIQESDMRLVPDPETFAILPWRNHDDGASARMICDVYDTSTGEPFEGDPRYVLKNALERADEMGYTVNAAPEPEFFLFEEDEEGRATTETNDAGGYFDLAPKDLASDVRRDIIYGLEDMGFEVEASHHEVAEGQHEINFTYDDALATADNVATFRIVVRAIAAEHDLHATFMPKPIPRINGSGMHTHISLFTDDGENAFHDDDDEFNLSETARSFLAGILEHAPAITAVANPTVNSYKRLVPGYEAPVYVAWSDRNRSALIRKPAARVPAASRVELRSPDPSCNPYLAIAVMIHAGLDGIERGLEAPDPVRENIYEFDERKREAYGIDTLPSNLGEAVDALEADEAIYAALGEHIGPKFVEAKRAEFQDYLVDVSRWELDRYLETF
- a CDS encoding MarR family transcriptional regulator — encoded protein: MTVRRHQQHRLSPEAIEPIPDDLESAQAKLVYLYLSATGGATADEMSETLSMKKIAILSLLETLASAGHVEERDDAYVVA
- a CDS encoding metallophosphoesterase — protein: MTDDRPRTSPARVEPVPGEPAATATIGDDRTLLVADYHAGYEAGLRYERGVDVPSRAADRREQLLGLIERTAPGRLVVLGDLMHSIGDPGGAERGELEVLFESLPAELEVTVVKGNHDGGIETWLDDAAVVPGEGVALDRVGVCHGHTWPTPEVLDCDVVCLGHEHPCVRLEDEVGGSRVERAWLRGRLTPEPFRDRPAYDGLPWLSPGAESPRPPRVVVVPAFNDLVGGTWINVPGQSFLAPFLPAGLVDGEAYLLDGTRLGSYRSV